A stretch of Macadamia integrifolia cultivar HAES 741 chromosome 7, SCU_Mint_v3, whole genome shotgun sequence DNA encodes these proteins:
- the LOC122084274 gene encoding cytosolic sulfotransferase 5-like isoform X1, producing MAEAEAEADPKEENESSYQRYKILISSLPKEEGWASENYFCHYQGFWYPDILCPGVFAVQDHFKARSSDIIIATTPKSGTTWIKSLLFAAVNRGMYPPTYNHHPLLSENPQLLVPFLEITLYNGEIIPDLEILPSPRLFGTHISFTSLPQSMIDSGSRIVYLYRNPKDVFVSMWHFNNKIRATVSKPPLSAMEAFERFCKGVSQFGPFWDHVLVYWRASLERPQQVLFIKYEELQADPGGVLKRVAHFVGFPFTSEEEKEQGLVDKILRLCSFENLSSLEVNKTGKIPEGLGYGAFFRKGKVGDWANYLTSEMIERIDQITEEKFHGHGLKFC from the exons ATGGCAGAGGCAG aggcagaggcagatCCGAAGGAAGAAAATGAGAGCAGCTACCAGAGGTACAAAATCCTCATTTCAAGCCTTCCAAAAGAGGAAGGTTGGGCATCTGAGAATTATTTCTGCCATTACCAAGGCTTCTGGTATCCAGACATATTATGCCCAGGAGTATTCGCAGTCCAAGACCACTTCAAGGCTCGCTCAAGCGACATTATCATTGCAACCACCCCAAAATCAGGCACTACATGGATCAAATCCCTTCTCTTCGCCGCTGTTAACCGCGGTATGTACCCACCCACCTACAATCATCATCCCTTGCTCTCCGAAAACCCCCAGCTCCTAGTGCCATTTCTAGAGATAACGCTTTACAATGGCGAAATCATCCCTGACCTTGAAATCCTTCCCTCTCCCAGGCTCTTTGGAACTCACATATCTTTCACATCACTGCCACAGAGCATGATCGATTCTGGTTCCCGGATTGTTTATCTTTACCGGAATCCAAAAGATGTGTTTGTTTCCATGTGGCATTTTAATAACAAGATCAGAGCCACGGTCTCAAAGCCACCTTTGAGTGCCATGGAAGCATTTGAGAGGTTCTGCAAGGGGGTTTCCCAATTTGGGCCTTTCTGGGATCATGTGTTGGTTTACTGGAGAGCTAGTCTGGAAAGGCCTCAACAAGTGTTGTTCATCAAGTATGAAGAGTTACAAGCAGACCCAGGTGGTGTTTTGAAAAGAGTAGCTCATTTTGTGGGATTCCCTTTCACgtctgaggaagaaaaagagcaaggattgGTTGATAAGATCTTGAGGTTGTGCAGCTTTGAGAATTTGAGTAGTCTTGAGGTGAACAAGACTGGAAAAATCCCTGAGGGTCTTGGATATGGGGCTTTCTTTAGAAAAGGTAAGGTTGGGGACTGGGCAAACTATCTTACATCTGAGATGATTGAACGAATTGACCAGATCACAGAAGAGAAGTTCCATG